The following DNA comes from Strix uralensis isolate ZFMK-TIS-50842 chromosome 28, bStrUra1, whole genome shotgun sequence.
TTCCAAgtgcatttattttattgtattgttttaacagaaaaatcaaactgcAATAAACTCAGTCCCTCATTAGCTGTCTCTGTGTCCAGGCCAAACGCTGCTAACGAATAAAATCAGGACAAAGGAATGTGGCTGTCGGTCAAAAGCCCGGCCGGGCGCTGACCCCCCCTCGAAAGGCGCTTCCCCACGAGTCCCACAGAGGCAGCGGGATCGGGGGGAGCCGAGGGGCCGGCTCCTGCGCTGCGGGTTCGCTGGGGCGTCACCCCAAATCCAGAACCCCCCCGCGGGACCCGGCACCCCCACCATGGATCCGGCACCCCTGCCTGGCCCGCGCCGCAGCAGCTGGAGTTTAGTTTAGGGGTTTCTTGCATTAGTTTGGTGAGGCCCCCGATGTTGCGCGCCCCAAGCGAGACGCTAAAGAGCGGCAGGAGCACAGGGCAGTTTGGGTGGGGGACACGCGCGTGCCCCCGCCCCAGCGGGCTCCAGGAGACTGCCCAGCTGCCCGCGAGGAGCGGCTTGAGCTATGTCTGAACTCATTAAGCACCAGGTCAAACAACACCCAAACTGGCAATGGGGGCAGTTTCGGAGTTGTTGGTCATTAATCATCCGCTGACAGTCCTGAAGGGTCCGGCTGCTCCGCTGAGCACGGCTCTccgggggggacgggggagcCTGGGGACGGGGACGTGCCTGGCACCGGCGGCGGTGTGGACGGCGCAGTCCCCAGTGATCCGCACGGAGCATCCATCGGGTTTTCCCAAGCCCCCCGAAGCCACCCCGGGGGACAGACACGGAGGGTCCAGGCACGGAGCCACGCTGTCATGTCCCAAGTGCGGGAGATGCAGTGACTTGGGcttatccaggaaaaaaaaaaaaaaaaaaaaaacgccgAGCTGCCCGGGAAGGAAAAAGGAGCCTGTCTGCAGGATTTATGGCGCTGGTGCGGCCGAGCCGGAGAGCCCAGAGCAGCGCCCGCGCCGCGCGGGTCCCGCCTCAGCCCACGGAGAAATTCCTTACTTATTGAATCACATTTGTCATCCCTAAATACATATGCAGGCCCGTGTTTCTGAATCCATAAACATCTTTAACTAACTCCGCTCAGCGAGGCCTCTTTCAGCAGTaatttatatttaactttttccATATGCGGGGCCTGTCGCGTTGGTGTCATTTCCGGGAAAACCAGGGGGGcttggggggagctggggggcgcggggggagctggggggagtgCAGCGTGTCTTGGCCCGCTggagcagcccagctgctggcacgGCGCGAGAAATCCACCCGGCAGAGCCAGTGCTCATTAATCATTTGAACTACTAAACTGCCAGCTCCTTTCAAGATCTTTCAAGAAGTGTTTTCACCCAAAATAGAGTTGAAAACGCGCCGGGCCCTACTTTCAGAGTCTCATCCATCTGGCCATTATGGGGAGTGTCAGGCGGCTCTGACAGACAAGGCTGCTCTGTTCGAGGGGCCCCGGCTCCCGCAACCTGTCATATCGTGGGGCTGATCGCATCTGACAGCTCCATTTGTACCTACCCAAGAGATAAAAGGGCCGTTCACGGCGGCGGAGAGAAGAGCACGGGGGAGAGGGATGAGCAGGGGCACCCCGGGGTGGTGGCGGGGTGCCGGCAGCATCCCTGTACCCCGCTCCACCCCACGCTCACACCATGGAGAGAATTGcccctttttcccccaaaaccccATTGCTGCGCTGTGCTGGGGGGcaagctgctggctgccagccgTGCAAAGTCGGGTGCAACCTGGAGCAACAAAAGGCCGGGAGCCAGAGGGGCTCCTGCGCCCACTGCCCACGCTCTGGCTGTGCCGTGGCTCCGTGCCGAGCTCTCCCCGTTGCCCTGGCCCGCTCGGAGCATCCCCTGCCAAGCCCTGGCCTCCATCTCCCTCTACACTCACCTGCGAGCGTGCCGGGTGCTGTATGCAACCCCCAGTGCTCAAGCAGCGTGAGCCCGACCCCAAAACCAGCACGATAGACCCCAACGCTGCGAGAGCTTCCCTCGTGGCCTGGAGGGCTGCGGGCTCTGCCTCGCACCAGGACGCACCAGCAAGTGACCCGAGCTGGGGCTGGGACTCCGGGCAGGTTCATCAGGCAGCCATGGACCAGAGACGGTGGGCACGGGGCTCCGCTGGTGCCCGCCGCAGGATTCCCCCACCGGTGCACAGCAGCCAGAAAAGTTCAGGAATTATCACGGCGGCAATCGGGGCTGAGCACGTCTGTGCAGCTGGAGGAGCGGGCGAGGTGTGTGCCCAGCAGCTGTCCCTAATACAAAATTCAACCAGAGCCTGAGAGACGCGCAGAAACCCCAGAAAGAACAAAGGGCTTTTTGGCTCCATTTTCCAGCAGCTGGGGCAGcaaattctccttcccagccctgccgTGCAAGGGGTTGTTGTCTGGGGCAGGTTGAGCAATAATTTTCTCGCAAACCTCAGGTTGCTCCACGCCTGTGACAAATCAGCAGCTCCCTGTGAGCCCGGCTCGCGCTTTGCTTCGTGGCAGAGACATTTTCCACAGAACATGGCTCTTCCTACCTTGGAGGGAGGACCTGGCTGCTGTCCTGCTCCAGCCCACGGATGTCGCTGAGGAAACTGGAATGAAACCCCACGAAGGTATCCACGGCTCCAGCAGAAACCATCAGTCGCTTCTGTGGGAGCTCTGCCCGGCGGAGCGGGGCTCCCAGCCTCGCCGAGGGGGCAACGGGCAGCCCCATCCTTGGGTGGCCGCTGGCCCCAAGCCGGGATGGCGAAAGGGTTAATTGCTTCCCGCTCCCAGCCTGGcgagggtggaaatcaggagagggtggaaatcaggagagGAGCGTGGCATCAGCCGGGTCTGGGTGGCAGCGAGCAAACgagccaggagagaaaaatgcagcAAATCTTTTGGGTGCTTCCagtctcccctctcctccctccccagcaggaGAGGAGCGCAGAGAAGGCAGCGAGGGCTTAGCAAGAAAGATCCAGCACATCTTTAAATGCTTCAGTCccccctctcctctgtcctccacTCTCAGAGCACCCCTCAACCACCCCTCCTGTGGGAGCTGCTCCTGGCGAGGCGGCACCGGTACCCCCGGGCTCCCACCGGTCCCTTTTTCTTtggagcagcagcatctcccactCCCAGTGAGGCACTGGTGGCCGGCGGAGATGCGTGAGCTGCTGTGGTAGCACTGGTGTGGTCCCGCGTGCTGCCGGCGAGCTGCCCTCCTGCAGACATGGGGGACAAAACCAAGGCCGTTTCAGCTCTCAGCTCCGGCAGGGTGTCTGCAGGCTGGCTTTTATAAAGCCCCCCCAAAGCTGCCGGGTGCCCAGGATGCTGCATGTCCTTCGGCTGCCTCCGGGTTTTATCAGGCCAGGAGGGACGATCCCGGCGTTTGGGACCACGAGGTGTTGGCGGAGGTCATGTCACAGCCTGCGCGGCGTCGAGCGTGTCCCCCAGCTCTGCTCGGCCCGCGGGCTCAGCTCTGCGGCAGCGGCGTCCCCACGGCTCTTCTGGGTCCATCCTGGCGGGGGTCACGGCCCCTCCGTCCCGTCTCGTGCACCGCGCTGGAAGGTGGGATGAAGTCACGGTGAAGCTGCTCCGGGAGGTTTCCATAAACACCGTGTTAGAAAACATTATGGTCTGTGGAAATCTGTTTGTTATTGTGAATTGAGCTACAGGAATATTCTCTGTAAACTGAGCTGTCAGCCGAGCGTCTCCCCCAGCGTTCTCCAGCGAGCGTTTAGCTGAGACGTTTGTGTATACAGAATTACGACTCTTCAGTTATTCATCATGATAATAAACAGAGAGAGAACTATTAACCATGCATCACAGTAATGAACGGGATCACTTACACGCGCACCGGTGTAAATCTGCGCGAGCGGGGCCGCGCTCCGCGGGGAACGGCTGCAGCCCTGCGCCGCTTTGGGCTCAGCCCGCAGAGTTTTGCGTTCTGCCAGTGGCCCCCGACGCTGCAGGAGAAGGGGGGAGCCACGGCCACGGGTCACGCTGGGCACTTCCCATGGGGTAACTGGTGACCAGCCAAAACCGGGCGTCCCGCTGCGGTGGGGGGGACGTCGGTGCGTCGCTGTTGCACGCTGccgccggtgctgccgggaggATTCGCGCCGCACACCAATTTATGGCCGGGGAAGCGACGGCAGCGGCTCCTCAGCCATCACGCAAAGCCATATGAAAGCCCTCTCCCACCCGCAGCGTTCCTGGTTGCCGCAGTGCCCCGGGGCGCTTGCCCAGGCTCTTCTGGCTTGGGGGGAGCTCCCTGAGCACCTCGAGGTCTTTGCTCTTCTCCACTCGCCTCCTCCAAGGCCTCTCGTCATCTGTGCTGTCCCGCTGCTCGGACTGGCTGGTGGCAAACCACAGGCCAGGGCAGCGCCAGGCTGCGGCACGGGGCCACGCTCACGGCTGCAAACCGGGGGTGCAGCTTTGCAGCCCGGTGCCCCCAGGCTGCCCCATCCATTCCACTGTCCCGGCTCTGGCACACAGCCCCGGGCAGAAGGAGCTCTGCCGGCAGCAGCGTTGGCTGCCGGGGCCGTCTCCGAGCACGGGTCTGTCCCTCCGGGTCTGCTCTGAGCACACGCGGCACAAAGCACCCCCCAAAGCAAACCCCTGACCTCCGGGCCGGTCGCGGGGATGCTGGTGGGGGAACAGGAGAGCTCCACACCACTCAGGCCACGAGGACAAACACAGAGCCCGTATTCTCCGGGGCTTCCACCAGGGCTCACgcagaaagaaaagctgctttatgcAGCTGAGAAACTTCTCATCCACCCACCATCGCTTCTGCTCCGGCCCTTGCCTCTGCATCCTGACCTGACCTCCTCTTGGCGGGCGCGCACCAGCCCTCGAAGACTTTGTGCTCCGGTCTGCTCTCTGAAACGCCTTGTACGCCTGCGGGCAGACACCTCTGCATCACCTAAAAGACATCGGGGATTTGCgtgcaggagaggaaggaaaacaacaaaaaaaaatacgGCCTTGCTCTTTCATTCACATATTTATTAGGTGGACAGATCATTTGCGGTCAGATGGGCTTCGGGCTTTACAAACGGGGATATTTATATGGCACGCAGCACGGCGGAGCTGTTCTGCATGTGCGTCCAAGTCATTCCTTCCCCAGCACAAGGTATAATGTTGCCTTTGTTCGGCGGCCTCCGAGGGCCCGGCACAGCAAAGCTCGGCCGGGCCCCTCCGCCGCACCCGCGCAGCCCCGCACGCCCGCCTGCACCCAGCACCCGGTCCTGCACGGCCCCGGCAACTGCCGCAATAAATCAATAGGAAAATAGAGGCTGCCAGTTAGACTAAACAAGTGCATTTGCAAGGATTGCTAACCCTCATTAATCACTCTGACAGTCCTAAAAACACATTTCCCCTTTAATGACTGTATTTGGATAATCAGAGCTTTTTCCTCGTGGCGCGGGGTGACTGACGGCGGGCGCGATTGCGGCGAGCGCCGGCACCGGGGTCACCGGCGAGTCAAGCGCTGGAGGTCGCCGGCAGCTCGGGGCGAGCCGGAGAAGTTGCCGTTGTGCAACGGGGAGGGGAGCCGGTGCAGCCCCGAACGCGCCGGCCCCGTGTCCAACACCCACCTGCGTTACcccaccccaaaccaccccctGCCAGCTGGGTTTGAaagggccttttttttttgtcgCTCCGCGTTCCCTTTAGGTGACTTTTGCCTCCTGGAGAGGTTTGAAACCTCGCACATTTTTCTGTATAAATGATGCAACACATTAATGCACAGCACATTATGAAAATGGTAATTCAAACCCATACAACTCTAAATTAAGCCATACATTATCCGACCCACTCAGCCATATATTTTGTAGAAAGACAGGATTGAATCAAATCAAACCGAAACTGTGGAGTGCAGGTTGTTAGACAGAATGATTAATAAAGTGCATCCCAGCGCTCTTATTATAAAATGAATTCTGCAATAACCTGGGCATACATTACATAGGGAGTTATTTAATATATTGGCAACACAATCATTCCCTACCAGATAAAGCCCCCGAGTGCCGACTGCTATCAGATGATACTTTGCAGTGTCTACACAGtctggccccagtgctgcagtctttagggagggaaaaaaatattcctgggGGAACCTTCTGCACGGCAGGACGAATCCGAGCAGCCTCCAGCTCCCGCCGTCGGCGGAGGGAAGGCGCACGGGCTCAGCTTTGGAGCTGGGAGCATCCTGGTGcgaggaggggtttggggggacgGGGGAGATGGATCTTGGTGCCTGGCAGTTCACCCTGCCCTGGGAGAAGGGCTCCGGCAGGatggggggctgtgggagcccctcagcccctgcctgggctGCTCCGCGGCAGCAACTTGCCAGCTGGCCCACGGCACGGCCGCAGCAGCCCCGAGACCCAGTGTCGGCCACGCTGGGCTACTGTGCCTCGTGGATGGCCACAGGCATGGCGGCATCGCCCTCTTGCCCCGCGGCTCTCCCCAGCTGGGGGAGAAACTCCGTGGCATGTGGCTACGGGCGGGGAGAAGCACGGTGGCACAAAATGCCGCGGCAGGGACCCGCGACAGGCGCGGCATTTCGGAGCAGCGGCTCGGGAGCCGTGATTGACGCCGGGGAGCAGCGAGGCCGACACTGAGCAGCATCACCGGTGGGAGTGGGGGCCACATCCAGGGAGCAGCGATGCTCCCGAGGGGTTGGGGGGCCCGGCAACGCCTTCAAATGCCACCGCGCAGCTCCGCGGCACAGGGGATGGTGGCACAGGAGCTGCCCCGCCGGCGCTCTGCCCGATGCCCTGCGCACGGCAAACGTCGGCCGCGACGCCCAGAGCCAAAGGGTTCAGCATCCGGCTGGGacgcggggaggggggacaccgGTGCGGTGGCAGCAGCATAGGCCTGGCCCCCCTGTCCTGCCGGGCTGAGCAAACAGCCGCCGCAAAGCCCCCTCTGCTCCGAGCCCAGCCCTGCTAATCCCAGGCCCTCGTCCGGCAAACGCCCCCCGCGAAGGAGCCGGGACCACCGCGCGCAGAGCCGGACCTGAGCCACGACTGCAGCGGGGGCAAGGGGTAGCCACAGACCCGCAAAACCTGCCTCCCCCCAGCTGTGGGGAGCTCGAGGACGGTGCTGGCCACCCCCCACACCAGCCGAGGGGAGAGCGGCCCCCAGCACCACCAGTCTCCCCCATTTCCAGCGGGAGAGCCCGGGCAGGGCCCTCCCCGCCGGCCGCACGCCCACGGCCACGCTCGCAGGAACgggccaaaaaataaaaaaatcccactggCAAAACAAGTCCCTGTTTTAAGCGCATTATTTTTCAGCTCAAAGGACACAAAGGAATTTAAACACAGGGCATAAGGCAATATAGAGAAGGCAATTAACTGGGATTAATTGCATGACTCACCCAAAATGCAACACGAGTAAAGCGCTCAacggcaggaaaaaaaaaaataaaaaagtgatgTGGGGCAACAGGAGCACGTGGGATTTCGAGGGGGAGCGGGGGCACGGCCGGGGGGTCCCGCAGCAAAGGGTGGGCTGCTGCTGGAATCAAAGCCCCTTCCTCGGGGCACGGGGTGGGCGGCAGCGGGggcccccccgccctgcccgccgcagCCGGGGTGCGCCGTGGGGGGCTGACACAGCCCGGCCGCTCGCGATCCCCATTTCGGAGCCGTTTATCACCCCCCCGCGCTCCTCGCACCGACAGCGGAAAGATgaaatggggatgggggggacacgcACACAGAGAAGCCTCCGCGCCAGCTCGCCGCCGCCCGCGCACCCCCTCCGCGCGTCCCGCACCCCGCTTCTGGTGCAattccatcccccccccccaaaaaaaaccccccgaATTTCTGCGGTGGCCGCAGCGATACGAGGCGTTGCCAtcgctgccggggcgggggggacacacgcacacacacacgaCGGGGACCGGGGGGGCTCTTCGCATCGATTTGAGCTCAATCGCCTTCTCGAAGCTTCCCCCGCCGCCACGCACGAGAAAACCGGGCGCTCCCCTCCCGCGGCCACACGCACCCACgcgagggaggaggaggaatgggggggCCGCGGACGCCCCTTTTCCCCCTCCGGgagccccccccggggcgggcagcgatgccggggaagtgggggggggggtccccgggccggGTCCCGCCAcccccggggagggcgggggggggggggggctccggggctcGCGCCGCCGCCGCTAGATGGCGCTGAGAGCCCGCGAGCCCCCCCGGTACCGGCGGGGGGGGGACCGGGACGAGAGAAGACACCACAGGGTGAATATAACCAAGAGTCATTTATTAACAAAATCAGACTTACCAAGCCGGAGCTCATCCACCCGCCACGCTCGCCGCCCTCCCGGTGCGCACCGGTCCTGGAGCCGCCGCTCGTCGGGGTCCCCCCCCCCTCGGggtggtgggggggacacacaaacacacacgcacaaacACCCCCGGTCCTGCTCCCcacggcggggcccggccgcgggTGGGGAGCGGTGGGTGCGGGCGGGGCTGCCCGAGGCAAGAGCCGCGGCGTgggatggggggcggggggcggccgggcttTGGCCCGTCTGTCCGCcacggccgccccccccgccccgacacatcgcaaaaaaaaaaagagaaaaaaaagaaaaaaaaataataaaaaaaaattacatctgttAACTTTACAAATGAAGAGGAACAGAATCCCAGAATGATAAACacggagggggaaggaggaaaatgccttttgttttttccttgtgtGTCAGGAGTCATGCAAGAATTTCTCAGGGGGAAATTaagatgggggaagaaaaaaaaattaaaaaggaacagaagggtcaaaataggaaaaataaaagcccCACAcctgcaaagaattttttttctttttttcttttttttttttttttttggacacaGACTTTTTGCATACCATTGATTCATTGGTGTATTAATGCACTTATATTCCCAGCTTTAAGCTAACATACAGTAAATAAATACACAGTCCAaggagggagcgggggggctggggcgaggaggaggaggctggagcaggggctgccGTAGTTACTGATATCCCAGTGCGGAAGCTGAAGTTAGTCTTTGGCCGTAGAGCGCGTACGGAGAGTAGTAAGGTCCGGCGGCCGCCAAGGAGGGCACCGGCAGCGCGCCGGCCGTGGGCAAGTGGCTCTTGCCGTAGGGGTGGTACCTGTTTAGTCCCAAAGTGTGTGGGCTCCTCAAGGAGAGCGAGGCCGGTAACGTGTTGGGGctcccgggggcggcgggcgggaggtGGAGGTGGCAGGAGGCCGCGGAGCCCAGCCCGGAGGTAGGGTAACCCGCCAAGAGTTTCTCCGCCCCCGGCAGGGCTGTGTGGGTCCGTAGGTGGGTGAGCAGCTCCTCCGAGGTGGCAAACCTCTTGTCGCAGGGTCCGCTGGCAGACACCCAGTTGCATATGTGGGGCAGGGGGTCGTTCTGCAGCATGAAGCCGTAGGTGTAGAGGGGGTGGCCGGGCAGGCTGGGGGTGCCGCTGGAGGAGAGCGTGGTGTGCACCGAGTGCAGGGGGTGCGTGGGGTACACCAAGGGGTATCCGCTCTTCAGGCTGCCCGGGTCGTGCACGCAGCTGGAGCAGTTGCTGGAGCCCAGGTGCGAGGCGCTGTGGTAGCCCAGGCAATACGGGTCCCGGCATAATCCCTGCATGAAGGAGGGCGGCGAGGCGCCGGTGAGCGGGCTGGAGCTGGGCGGCTTCCCCGGCAGCCCCAGGGCCCCCGGCAGCTGGCTGCCCACCAGGCCCGGCTTGGTGGGGTCCAGCCCGGGCACGAACTGGGACGGGTAGCCGGCGTAGGCGCCGACGATGGAGCCGTGGTAGCCGATGCTGGAAGGCGGCAGCGGGAAGACGGAGTGGCCCGGCTTGTAGGGCGAGACGGGGGCCACATGGCCGGCGggcggcagggcggggggctCCGATTTGCGGCCCGAGGGGGGCTCGCCGTGCGCCCCAGGCTCCGCCACCCCAcgccccagccccccgcccgTGCCCTCGGGGCTGGGCTTGCCCGCCTCGGGCTCCTTCTTCTCCTCGGCGCCCTTGGGGTCGGCGTGCTGGGGCGAGGCGCCGCGGGAGCCACCGGGCGAGGCGGCGGCGTGCGGGGGGAACGGCGGGCAAGCGGCGCTGGGCACCCGAAAGCCGGCCTTGTCCGCGCCGCCCTCCTTGCGCGGCTCCCCGCCACCCTTCGAGTAGGGTTTGAAGCTGGACTTGTCCTCGGGGGGCGCGTCCCCGCTGCCCGGGGGCttgagggcggcggggcgggcggcgggctcCTTCTCGGCGGCGGGCAGCCCGGCGGCGGCCACGGCGTTCAGCTTGGAGGAGGGCGGCGGGTCCGGTTTGCCGATCTGCGAGCAGGTCTGGGCCAGCAGCGCCAGCGGGCTCTTCTTGGCGTCCAGCTGCGGGCGGAGCGGAGCCGGGTCAGGGGGGGACCCCGACGGCGCCCCCGGCCTCCAacccccctcccccgcccttCCTCCGCATCCCGCCCCCCAAAATCCCGGGTCCAGCGGGGTCGGGCCCGGCGCTGAGCCGCGGCGCGGGTGGatggcgggggggagggggggggcgatGCGCCCGGCCGGGGAGAAGAAccggggtgtgtgtggggggggcgGCAGCCGGGCTGCAGCGGCTGCGGGCGGAGGGAAGGAGCGGCTCGGGGGGAGCCGCGAGCCCCGGGAAGAGCCCggccgggagcggcgggcaggggggagccccggggttgggggggggggttgggggggcggCGGGCACTGACCTCGATGGGGCTGACGGGCGTGGAGGAGAGCGGCTGGAGGTACTCGGGGTGCAGGAGGTGGCCGCCGTGGGCGCTGAGCATCTTCAGGACGCGGATGGGCAGCCGGCTGGCCTGGCGCAGCGGgtcggcggggggcggccggggcgaCGGGGCGCCCGCGGCTCCGCGGCTCGGCGGGGTCCTCGGCCGGGGCCCGCCGGGGGCACCGCTCatttggtgggggggggtggggggggggaaaggggaaggggaggggggggggagggcgggcgccgggctccgcggggccgggccgggccgggcgggcggcggagcggcggcggcggcggccccggcgagACGAAACCCTTCCCCGGCCCCACCGACACGTCAAATAGCCCCGATGGCGGCCGCGCTCCGAGGGGGCCGGCGCCGCGCACCAATCCGCGCCCGGCCGGgcccccggggcggggagagCCGCCGGTGGGGGGGGCGAACCGCCGGTGGGGGGGGCgaaccgccgccgccgccccgcgccgcgccgccgcgtGGGGGAGAGACGCCCACGGCCCCGCCGGCGCGGATCGGAGTGGGGTGCTCGGGTGGCGGAGCGGGGCTTGGTGCTGCTGGCACGgctcggcacggcacggcacggggGGCAGAGCGGGGTATTGGCTGGCGGGGCTCGGCTCGGATGGCGTGGCATGGCtcggcacggcatggcacggctcGGAGGGCAgagcacggcacggcatggcacggcatggcacagctcagatggcatggcatggcactgCTGGCACAGCTTGGCATGGCATGGCGTGGCTCAGCTGGCAGAGCATGGCGTGGCATGACACAGCCTGGATGGCATAGCACAGCTCAGatggcatggcacggcactgCTGGCACAGcttggcatggcatggcatgggtCAGCTGGCACGG
Coding sequences within:
- the ZNF703 gene encoding zinc finger protein 703, with protein sequence MSGAPGGPRPRTPPSRGAAGAPSPRPPPADPLRQASRLPIRVLKMLSAHGGHLLHPEYLQPLSSTPVSPIELDAKKSPLALLAQTCSQIGKPDPPPSSKLNAVAAAGLPAAEKEPAARPAALKPPGSGDAPPEDKSSFKPYSKGGGEPRKEGGADKAGFRVPSAACPPFPPHAAASPGGSRGASPQHADPKGAEEKKEPEAGKPSPEGTGGGLGRGVAEPGAHGEPPSGRKSEPPALPPAGHVAPVSPYKPGHSVFPLPPSSIGYHGSIVGAYAGYPSQFVPGLDPTKPGLVGSQLPGALGLPGKPPSSSPLTGASPPSFMQGLCRDPYCLGYHSASHLGSSNCSSCVHDPGSLKSGYPLVYPTHPLHSVHTTLSSSGTPSLPGHPLYTYGFMLQNDPLPHICNWVSASGPCDKRFATSEELLTHLRTHTALPGAEKLLAGYPTSGLGSAASCHLHLPPAAPGSPNTLPASLSLRSPHTLGLNRYHPYGKSHLPTAGALPVPSLAAAGPYYSPYALYGQRLTSASALGYQ